The following are encoded in a window of Periplaneta americana isolate PAMFEO1 chromosome 13, P.americana_PAMFEO1_priV1, whole genome shotgun sequence genomic DNA:
- the LOC138712430 gene encoding myb/SANT-like DNA-binding domain-containing protein 3 isoform X2, with amino-acid sequence MIHTISECTPLRFCLNICEIMAREVTMKRMRGTNFSSFEKELLIELVNKYKEIIECKKTDGLKIKEKDETWDKLRDEYNSNGSVTSRTTKQLRQFYVNLKRSAKKARSDERVERYKTGGGQCTTKVDESVLSLIEDQIEPNSNPFDCDSEYYGDAEIITTEQEARSCDIVEVIAVVHEENVNRKQLSLEDNTASLEMGTPGPASNTSLLVTPVAEALTGAENCNKQQTRVTKANLCRNNIAALAESRTTLCEKEMYLIQQKYNQEQQLLKMKMETEKLKQEAFREKLIYYKEKRKRVEDE; translated from the exons ATGATTCATACGATTTCTGAATGCACTCCGTTGCGCTTTTGTTTGAACATCTGTGAAATAATGGCGCGCGAAGTTACCATGAAGAGGATGAGGGgcacaaatttttcttcttttgagaaAGAGTTGTTGATAGAACTAGTAAACAAGTATAAAGAAATTATAGAGTGCAAGAAAACCGATGGGTTGAAAATTAAAGAGAAGGACGAAACGTGGGACAAACTAAGAGACGAATATAATTCGAATGGGAGTGTGACATCAAGAACAACAAAACAACTGCGACAATTTTATGTTAACTTAAAAAGATCAGCTAAGAAAGCAAGGAGTGACGAACGGGTGGAAAGGTATAAAACAGGTGGTGGTCAATGTACAACTAAAGTTGATGAAAGTGTTCTGTCCCTCATAGAGGACCAAATAGAACCTAACAGCAACCCCTTCGACTGTGATTCAGAATACTATG gtgACGCTGAAATAATTACAACCGAACAGGAAGCAAGATCTTGCGATATTGTTGAAGTCATAGCAGTAGTACACGAG gaGAATGTAAACAGAAAACAATTATCACTTGAGGACAACACAGCATCACTTGAAATGGGTACACCAGGCCCGGCGTCTAACACATCTCTTCTTGTCACTCCAGTT GCTGAAGCTTTAACAGGAGCAGAAAACTGTAACAAGCAGCAGACTCGCGTCACCAAG GCTAACCTTTGTCGTAACAACATTGCTGCACTTGCCGAGAGCAGGACAACTCTCTgtgaaaaagaaatgtatttaatcCAACAGAAATATAACCAGGAGCAACAACTGctgaaaatgaaaatggaaactgAGAAACTAAAACAAGAagcatttagagaaaaattaatatactataaagaaaaaagaaagcgtGTTGAGGATGAATAA
- the LOC138712430 gene encoding fibrinogen silencer-binding protein-like isoform X1 has protein sequence MIHTISECTPLRFCLNICEIMAREVTMKRMRGTNFSSFEKELLIELVNKYKEIIECKKTDGLKIKEKDETWDKLRDEYNSNGSVTSRTTKQLRQFYVNLKRSAKKARSDERVERYKTGGGQCTTKVDESVLSLIEDQIEPNSNPFDCDSEYYGKYQLHYISIIYSFKLNSFVFNNNFILFLGDAEIITTEQEARSCDIVEVIAVVHEENVNRKQLSLEDNTASLEMGTPGPASNTSLLVTPVAEALTGAENCNKQQTRVTKANLCRNNIAALAESRTTLCEKEMYLIQQKYNQEQQLLKMKMETEKLKQEAFREKLIYYKEKRKRVEDE, from the exons ATGATTCATACGATTTCTGAATGCACTCCGTTGCGCTTTTGTTTGAACATCTGTGAAATAATGGCGCGCGAAGTTACCATGAAGAGGATGAGGGgcacaaatttttcttcttttgagaaAGAGTTGTTGATAGAACTAGTAAACAAGTATAAAGAAATTATAGAGTGCAAGAAAACCGATGGGTTGAAAATTAAAGAGAAGGACGAAACGTGGGACAAACTAAGAGACGAATATAATTCGAATGGGAGTGTGACATCAAGAACAACAAAACAACTGCGACAATTTTATGTTAACTTAAAAAGATCAGCTAAGAAAGCAAGGAGTGACGAACGGGTGGAAAGGTATAAAACAGGTGGTGGTCAATGTACAACTAAAGTTGATGAAAGTGTTCTGTCCCTCATAGAGGACCAAATAGAACCTAACAGCAACCCCTTCGACTGTGATTCAGAATACTATGGTAAGTACCAGTTGCATTATATTAGCATTATCTATTCATTCAAATTAAATTCGTttgtatttaataacaattttattttatttttaggtgACGCTGAAATAATTACAACCGAACAGGAAGCAAGATCTTGCGATATTGTTGAAGTCATAGCAGTAGTACACGAG gaGAATGTAAACAGAAAACAATTATCACTTGAGGACAACACAGCATCACTTGAAATGGGTACACCAGGCCCGGCGTCTAACACATCTCTTCTTGTCACTCCAGTT GCTGAAGCTTTAACAGGAGCAGAAAACTGTAACAAGCAGCAGACTCGCGTCACCAAG GCTAACCTTTGTCGTAACAACATTGCTGCACTTGCCGAGAGCAGGACAACTCTCTgtgaaaaagaaatgtatttaatcCAACAGAAATATAACCAGGAGCAACAACTGctgaaaatgaaaatggaaactgAGAAACTAAAACAAGAagcatttagagaaaaattaatatactataaagaaaaaagaaagcgtGTTGAGGATGAATAA